AATGATGGGGAAAACAAAATGACACAAATCACTAATAATATTTTTTTCATACAAAATATATTTACGTTTAACGGATTGGACACTAATGCTTTTTCATTAGAATTTTTCACAAAATTATTTTAAGGTATAGTAAAGTATCATCAATTAATCCTCAATTCATCTTATTGAAAATTAAATGCTTTCATAAGATTTTTTTTAAATACATTTGTTACAGAATAACTCTAAAAAAAATGAAAGGTTACTTTAAAATAACGTTCATACTCGCTGCTCTCCTAATCATATTTCTTCAAGTGATTCTATTGCTGAATATTTGCAGGTCTATAGAAAGCCAACTATATACCAGCGTAGATGAGAGTTTTAGCGCGGCTGTAAAAGATGAGTTGGTTCACAGAGTGGAAACTATTCATATTCCATCCGGGACTATATTGGCTGTATCCCCGGAAAACACTATGATGCAGGATGAAGTCTACCTGGGATATAACGATTTTGCGGATAAAAACAACAGTCAAATTAATTTGGATTCATTAAAATATTTCTTTAGTACACAATTGAAAAACAGAGAGATTCGCAATTTGTCTTTTAAGATAATAGCTGTAAACACAGATACCATATACTATAAATCAGTACTTGCATTTAAAGAGGATGAAAGCTTCCAAAAGATTAGCTATCGTGAGCTAAAGACACATATTATTCCAACTAAATCAAATTTTACTCAAGGAATACAAGCCATTATATCAAACCCTTACAAAGCCGTACTTGAAAAAATGTGGATGCTGCTGATAGCATCATTTGTAATAATTGTTTTTGTAATTTATTGTCTTGCGAGGTTGTCATACCTGCTTAACAGAATGAAAGCGATATCTGATATGAGGCAGGACTACACACATGGGATGATTCATGATATGAGGAATCCACTCTCCTCTATTGGTTTTGCAGGAGAAGACCTTAATAACATTCAGGAAATCAAGAACAATCCGGATGCTCAAGATGATGTGCGGATTATAAATAAAGAGAGTTCCATTCTTTCCGAGATGTGCAAAAAGATTTTAGTAATTTCAAAATTGGAGAGAAGGAAATTGCAATTCAAAATGGCCAATATTGACTTGGAAAAATTGTTTGGGGCCATTACAGACAAATACATGGCCATGTCACTGAAAAAAGTTGATTTTGAGATAGATGCTCAATGCAAATCATTGCTTGCGGATGAATCTTTTGTGAATGAAATGCTATGCAATCTTGTAGATAATTCCATTAAATATTCCGGCAATACCGTTAACATAAAACTCTCATCTGTTTTAAAGGGGGATATTACAGAAATCACAGTATTAGACAATGGAAATGGAATTGACGAGAAAAACAAAAAGGGTTTGTTTGATAAGTTTGAGCGGGGCAAAAACGCAAGCAGTGCAGACGGTTACGGGATTGGGCTAAATTATGTATACCAGCTGATGAAGGCCATGAACGGTTATACAGAAATAAAAAGCAAACCGGGAGACTGGACTGAAGTTACACTAGGTTTTCCAAATAACAGATAATAAGATGATTAAACTATTATTTATTGATGATGACAAGGACCTTTGCGCACTTATTAAAAGAGTCATGGGGAAAAGCGGAGAGTACGAAATTGAGTGCGCTTTCAACGGAGCAGAGGGCATTAACGCATTACGCAATTATCGTCCAGACATAGTAGTTACAGATGTGGAGATGGAGAAGATGGATGGAATTTCTATGGTAAGAAAAATCAGGGAGAATGGCAGCACAATCCCTATTATTGTCCTGACAGGCAGGATGGATGAGACAGAACTTTGCGGCGCGGACGTTTATTTAGAGAAGCCTTTCACAAGGGAAAAACTTGATATCAATATTAAAAATCTTTTACAAAGCAAAGGATTCGGAGTAGCAGAACACATTTACAAACTGGGCAAATACACGTTCAACAGCGGCAAATATCTGATTAGCAGCACTGACGGAGATATTGATTTACAGCAAATGGAGAGCAGGCTTCTGGAAATGCTATGCAAAGAGGCAGGAAATTATGTTTTAAAAAATGAGATTCTGGGTACATTGTGGCCATGCTGTGAAAAAGAAAATGCAGCGCATAACCTTGATGTTCAGATGGGTAAAATAAAGGAACTGTTTTCCAAAGAGGATAGAATTCAATTCATCACAAAAAAGGGCGTTGGGATAATGCTTAAAATCAAATGAAGCTGCAAAGATTGCATGCTCGCTCTGCTCGCATGCAGAGCATTCCGCCACAAAGCGGCGTAATGCCTTGTGGTTCACGCGGCTATCGCCGCGGAGATGCACGCTCCCTCCGGTCGCGGGCCTGCGGCCTAAGGTACAATCTAGCACGACTTTCTGGGTGGTGGTATTATATAGCTCTCATATTCAACATATTGCAAGATAAGGGGTCCGAAATTCGAGACCCCTACCTGTGTAATTAATTGGATTACTGGTATTTAACTATATACCACCTTTCACCATCTAGTCGCGGGCCTGCGGACTGGGGATGGTGTGGCTTGAGTTTGCGAGCGGATTACTGCAGCAGTTTCAGCTGGATGCGGCCGCGCTGCAAATCTACGCCAATGACGCGGACTTTTACATTCTGGTGTAGCTTAAGGACTTCCGTTGGAGATTTGATAAAATGATCCGCCATATTGGAGATATGGATAAGACCGTTTTGTTTGATGCCTATGTCCACAAATGCTCCAAAGTTTGTGATATTGGTAACAATTCCCGGCAGCTCCATTCCCTCTTTAACATCCTCAATTGTAGATATTTCCTGAGAGAACTCAAATTCTTTTGCACTCTCGCGCGGGTCACGTCCCGGCTTCAAAAGTTCCTGAATAATATCCTTAAGAGTTGGAAGACCAACCGCATCGCTAACGTATTTATTTATGTCAATGGCATTTACCTTTGCAGGATTAGAAATCAGTTCTTGCAAAGGAACGTTCATATCGCCGGCCATCTGCGCAACAAGAGCATATCTCTCCGGGTGTACCGCCGTATTATCCAGCTCATTAGAAGCTCCCGGAATACGCAGGAATCCGGCCGCCTGCTCAAACACTTTAGCGCCAAGACGCTTAACTTTAAGAAGCTGCCGTCGGGAGCTAAAAGGACCATTCTCATTTCTGTAATCCACTATATTCTGGGCAATTGCAGGGCCTACGCCGGAAACATAAGAGAGCAGATGTTTGCTGGCGGTATTAAGATTTACCCCGACGCTGTTCACGCAGCTCTCTACTACATCATCCAGCTTTTCCTTCAAAAGAGTCTGGTCCACATCATGCTGATACTGACCTATTCCCAAAGATTTTGGATCTATCTTTACAAGTTCCGCAAGAGGGTCCATAAGCCGCCTCCCGATAGATACTGCACCACGTACCGTAACATCATACTCAGGAAATTCCTCACGGGCGGTAGCTGATGCTGAATAAATTGAAGCGCCGTCTTCGCTGACAGAGAAGACTTTAACGGGATGAGAAAAACTCAGCCGCTTAATGAAAGCTTCCGTCTCACGCGCCGCAGTTCCATTGCCAATTGCAATAACTTCAATTTTATATTTATCTACAAGTTCCGTCACTTTCTTCATTGCATCTATCTTCTGATTCACAGGAGGATGCGGGAAAATTACATCATGGGCAAGCAACCTGCCCTGAGCATCCAGACATACAACTTTGCAACCGGTTCTAAAACCCGGGTCAAGAGCCAATGTTGCCTTCTGGCCAACAGGAGGAGCAAGCAGCAGCTGACGCAAATTCTCCCCAAAAACTTTTACAGAATCCAAATCTGCCTTCTCTTTTGCAATATGCAGCGCCTCATTTTCAATTGACGGATGGAGCAATCTTTTATAGGCGTCATCCTCCGCAATCTCAAATTGTTCATACAGCTGATGGGAAGTACAACGCTTTCCGTTAAACAAATGATGTGAAATTATTTTCTTGGAAAGGTTCTCATCCACAAGCACTTTTGCAGAGAGCACGCCCTCATCTGCGGCACGCAAAATTGCAAGCACCCTGTGAGAAGGCATGCGGGCAATATCCCCGCTAAAGTCAAAATAATTCTCATAATTAGCCCCCTCTTCCTCTTTGCCCTTTACAACTTTAGCTTTTATAATTCCGCTCTTGCAATAATATTTTCTTAGCTCCTGACGGATATCCTTTGACTCTGAAATATTCTCAGCTATAATGTCTCTTGCACCCTGCAAAGCAGCCTCCGCATCAGGCACCTTATCATTCACAAAACCTTCTGCAAATTTCTGAGGTTCAGACAAATCAAAAGACATCATTTTTACAGCAAGAGGCTCCAGCCCATTCTCTTTTGCAACACTAGCGCGGGTCTTCCTCTTTGGTCTGAAGGGCAAATAAATGTCCTCCAATTCCTGAGGGTCTATGCAATTTTCTATCTGCTTCTGCAGCTCCGGAGTCATCTTCTCCTGCTCCGTAATGCTCTTGATTACCGCCTCTTTGCGCTTGTCCAGATCATTAAATTTTTCCCAGTCAAACTTCACCTCCGCAACCTGCACATCATCCAAAGAACCTGTCTTCTCTTTCCTATATCTGCTGATAAAAGGAACCGTTGCGCCCTCCTCCAAAAGTTCTACACAATTCTCTATTTGCCAAGGTTTTACAGCAAGCTTGCCTGCGATACTTTCTACGTACAGTTTATTCATTTGAAAAAAATTTGATAAGAATCTTTAAACTTTATTACTTAAAAGTTGTAGCAAGATAATAAAAAAAACGCCCCCTTAAAAAGAGAGCATAAATGACAAAAAACATCATTACGATAATGATTCCTTAATCGTGCGATACTTGCTGCAGCTGATTTCTGTAAGCCGAGAAAATATTTGATTTTGAGACAAATCCAAGATAGCGGTCCTCTTTGTCCAACACAGGAAGATTCCATGCTCCGGTGATTTCAAACTTTTTCATGACGGAGTCCATGCGGTCATCTTCATAGACATAATCCTGAGCCGGTTTCATGTAAGTATAGACATGCTCTGTTGGATATTTGTTTTTATCAAACATATCAGCCTTTACATCATCCAGAGAGACAATGCCTTGCAACACACCAAGACGGTCAACCACTGGGAAAAGATTTCTCTTGGAATCTGCTATGACCTCCACAAATTCTCCAAGACTCTCATTCATATTCACTACTGAAAAATCTTTCTCAATCAGCTCGCTCGTCTTAAGAAGAGTTAGTACTGCCTGATCACTATCGTGAGTCAAAAGATATCCCTGCTTTGCAATACGCTTTGTATATATTGAATAAGGCTCAAATAGTCTAATTGTTGCATAAGACATTGCAGCTGTAATAATCAGCGGCATCAGCAATGTATAACCACCTGTAATTTCGGCAATTAGAACAATCGCCGTCATTGGCGCCTGCATAACTCCAGCCATAAGCCCCGCCATTCCCACCAGCACAAAATTTGTCTCAGGAATAGAGAGCCCGCTAAGATTGCAAAACCTTGCAACTGCAAATCCAAGAATACCGCCCATAAACAGGGTTGGTCCAAAAGTTCCTCCCACTCCGCCACCTGCATTTGTGAAAGTCATGGAGAAAACTTTAAGGAAAAATACTGCCATAAAAAATGCCGGAACAATCCACGGCTTTACAAAAAAGCCGCTGAAGTAGGTAGTCCCGATAGCTGCTAAATCCTTATCATTCAGAAGCGCAGAAAGACAGCCGTAACCCTCTCCGTAAAGCGGAGGCAAGAAAAAGATTAATACTCCAAGACCCAGGGAACATACAAACCATCTTCCAAAAGGATGGACAATTTTATGAATTTTATCCTCCATGAACAGAGTAATTCTCGTAAAATACAAAGATGCAAATCCACAAAGAATTCCAAATAAAACATAAAATGGAATATTTGCCATGCGGAAAGCTGAGAGCGTTGTCGCAAAAGTAACATCGCTGCCGTTCAAGACATAAGCAACCGTAGTAGCTGTAATTGAGGACATTACCAATGGCAGGATGGATGTCATGGACATATTGAAAAGCAATATTTCCAATGTAAACAGCACACCCGCCATAGGCGCCTTAAAAATTCCGGCAATTGCACCGGCAGCACCGCACCCTAAAAGGAGCGTTATGTTTTTATATGAAAGTCCTATTTTTCTTCCAACATTAGAACCAATGGCGGCACCGGTATAAACAATTGGAGCCTCAGCTCCTACAGAACCTCCAAAACCAATTGTCAGTGCGCTGGTTACGATAGAAGACCATGTATTGTGAGGTTTAATTTTAGATTCATTTCTGGAAATTGCAAGCAACACCTTTGTAACTCCGTGGCTGATATTGTCCTTAATTACGTAGTGCACAATCAGATACGCAAGCAACATTCCAATTCCGGGGTACAAGAAAAACAAAATGCCGGAAGAAGGGTTCTTAAACCATCCAACCAGCAAATGTTGTACTAACTTTATTAACTCCTTAAGAATAACTGCCGCAAGTCCGCTTCCCAATCCAACTACAAAAGCCAGCAAAAGAATCTCCCTTTGCTCCGGCATCCTGTTGAGCCACAGGATTATCCGGCTAGAAATTTTATGGGTTAAACGGTTGAGCATTACATCTCTCAAAAGTTTTTATTCATCGGCATCTGCGTCATCATCCGCATCGCCCATATTCTCAGTATCATTATCAGGGAAAGTCTCTCCCTCAGCCGGTCCGTCAGACTCTGCGCCTGCGGCATCAGGAAACAAACCATTCTGAGCATCATCATAATCATCAATCTTCACCACCATTTTAATCAGATACACAGCATCTTGAGTCTCCATTGAAATTGCGTAGAATGATGAGCCGTCAGGTTTGTCAACCTTAAATAAATCGGCCATATAATCTGCATAGCCTTTTGGATATTTCTCCCTGAATGCCTCCTGAAGATCCGCATTCATATTGGAATAACTAACAACCAGCCTCTTCTTTTTACTAATGGATGCAGGAACTCCCACATTCTTAGGTCTTTCCGTAGTCATCATAACAGGGCTCGCCTGCTGCTTATCAACGGAAACAGGTCTGATTTTTATTGTTGTTCTCTTTGCAATATCTTGTTTTGCAGAAGATTGTGCCACATTCTTAACCTCTTTCTTTATCTCCTTTTTAATCCCGACAGGTTTGGGTGCGGCAACCTTATTCTCAATTTTTTTAGGCTGCGCTTTCTCCGCTTTTTTAGGTTGAACCTTTACAACTTTCTGTGGCTGAGACTTAACAGCTTTTTTAGACTGGACTTTTTTTGCTTTTTTAGGCTGAACTTTGGCCACCTTTTTGGGTTGTGCTTTTACAACTTTCTTAGGCTGAACTTTCACCGCCTTCTTGGGTTGAGTCTTAGCCGTCTTTTTGGGCTGAACTTTTGCCGCTTTTTTTGGCTGAGCCTTTACCACTTTCTTAGGCTGTTTTTTGACCGCCTTTTTTGGCTGAACTTTTGCAACCTTTTTCTTAACAACCACTTTTGTCTTTGGTGTAACCTTCTTCTTATTAACTGATTTAGTCATTGCTAAAAACGTGTTTTCTATTTCTCATGCAATTATACAGCAAATTTTCTAATAACAAAAAAAATTAAGTTATTTCTTAAAAAAATAGGATTTCTGTTCCTTTTTCCGCTGTGGATTTTTCTCCACGGGTATTGGTCTGAAAGTCCTTGTATCCAGACCTGTATAATATGAAACAGAACTGCGCGTCATGGGGGTAGGAGTGAAGTCCTGCACCTGGTCCATATAGACTCCGCGCAAACATTTATTATGTGCAAGTGCCTGCATATCAGCCATTGTACAACCCGGATGAGATGAAATAAAATAAGGTACAAGCTGCAAATGCATATCTCTCTTGCGGTTATGGAGGTCAAACTCCTCCCTTAATCTCTCAAATAATTTAAATGAAGGTTTCCCCATTTGCTTAAGCACCTCATCTTCCGTATGTTCAGGAGCAACCTTTAATCTGCCGCTGGTATGTTTTTCCATCAGCTCATAGAAATAATCACGACAGGTATTATCATAGAATCCTTTTTCTGAAAGGAATAAATCATATCGTATTCCGCTCCCGATGTATGAATGTTTAATTCCCGGCAAAGCATCAATCTTATGATAAAGTTCCAAAAGACTCTTATGGGAATTATTTAGATTTGAGCATATTACAGGGAAAAGGCAAGATTTTCTGCGGCACTTTTCACATAATGTTTTATCCTTGCCGCCCATCCTGTACATATTTGCAGTTGGCCCCCCTACATCTGAAATATTCCCAGCAAAACCTGGCAACGCTTTAACTTTTTCAATCTCTCTCAAGATAGAATCACAACTTCTGCTCTGTATAAATTTCCCCTGGTGCGCAGCAATAGTGCAAAAGCTGCAACCGCCAAAACATCCTCTATGTATGTTAATTGAGAACTTAATCATCTCATACGCCGGAATCATTTTCCCCTTATAGCGCGGATGCGGAAGCCGCGTATATGGCAAATCGTGATAAGAATCCAGCTCCTCCTCCGCCGGCATATCAAAAGGAACATTTACATAAACATATCCTCCGCCGCATGGTTCGGCAATTCTCCTTGGATTCTTTATATTAGCCTGAAGCTCAATCTCATTGAAGTTTTCTATAAAAGCCCTTTTGCTCTTAACACACTCATCAAAAGAGTGCAGCAAAACTACGTCATCAGATTTTTTGGGCGCCTCCTTGCTAAAATATGCAATCTGCTTAAGGCTCTCTCTGTCATCAGAAAAATTCTCTTTTTCTCCCGACAGACTATCTTCCTTTTTCTTGTGATTTTTATTTCTCAGGTAATCAGCAATTTCCACAATCGCCTTCTCCCCCATTCCATAAATCAGAAAATCAGCTTTGCTGTCCAGCAAGATAGAAGGCATGAGTTTATCCTGCCAGTAATCATAGTGCGCAAGACGCCTTAAAGAGGCCTCAATTCCGCCTATAACTACGGGGACATCCGGATACAATTTTTTAAGAATAAGGGAATATGTCTTAACTGCGTAATCTGGTCTGAATGAAGCAGCTCCGTTGGGAGTATAAGCATCATTGCTGCGCAATCTTTTTGCCGCAGTATAGTGATTCACCATAGAATCCATCGCCCCGGAAGTAATTGCAAAAAAGAGGCGCGGAACCCCCATCTTTTTAAAATCCCGCAAATCATCTCTCCAGTTTGGTTGCGGAACTACGGCAACTCTGTAGCCGTTATGCTCTAACACTCTTGCGATTACAGCTGCTCCAAAAGCAGGATGATCTACATAGGCATCACCTGAAAACAGAACAATATCTACATTCTGCCACCCAAGTTTGAGCATTTCATCCTTTGTAGTTGGAAGAAATGGTGAAACATGATTTCTTTTAATGTATTGTTGATTATTGTCCATTAAAAAAGAGATTCAAGTTACATCCTCTCCGGAAGTTCAATTCCTAAAATGCCCATCCCCTTTACAAGCACTTTTGCAATCACAGATGCAATTGCCAGTCTTTCCGCTCTAACGCTCTGATTCTCTTCCTTTAAAATAGAGTAATCATGATAGTATTGATTGAACTCTTTGGCTAAATCATAGCAGTAATTTGCAACAACCGCAGGAGATTTCTGGTCTCCGGCCTCTTTGATTTTCTCAGGGAAAGAGTTTAAAAGTTTTATCAGCTCTATCTCTTTTGGAAGCAAAGATTCGGCTTTTATATCAGGAGCGTATTGCATCTCCTCAGCCTTGCGCAAAATTGATTTTATTCTTGCATGAGTATACTGAATGAAAGGGCCTGTATTACCATTAAAATCAATGGATTCCTTAGGATTGAACAGCATTGTCTTTCGCGGATCCACTTTTATTATAAAGTACTTAAGAGCGCCCAGGCCAAGCATCTCAAATAATTTATTCTGCTCCTCTTTTGACAGTCCCTCCAGCTTGCCCAGTTCCTGTGAATTTTCCTTTGCAGTATTAAACATCTCATCTATCAAATCATCTGCATCCACAACCGTCCCCTCCCTGGATTTCATCTTCCCCTCAGGCAGCTCAACCATTCCATAAGACATGTGATAAATAGAGTCCGCCCAGCCAAATCCA
The window above is part of the Bacteroidales bacterium genome. Proteins encoded here:
- a CDS encoding RNA-binding transcriptional accessory protein encodes the protein MNKLYVESIAGKLAVKPWQIENCVELLEEGATVPFISRYRKEKTGSLDDVQVAEVKFDWEKFNDLDKRKEAVIKSITEQEKMTPELQKQIENCIDPQELEDIYLPFRPKRKTRASVAKENGLEPLAVKMMSFDLSEPQKFAEGFVNDKVPDAEAALQGARDIIAENISESKDIRQELRKYYCKSGIIKAKVVKGKEEEGANYENYFDFSGDIARMPSHRVLAILRAADEGVLSAKVLVDENLSKKIISHHLFNGKRCTSHQLYEQFEIAEDDAYKRLLHPSIENEALHIAKEKADLDSVKVFGENLRQLLLAPPVGQKATLALDPGFRTGCKVVCLDAQGRLLAHDVIFPHPPVNQKIDAMKKVTELVDKYKIEVIAIGNGTAARETEAFIKRLSFSHPVKVFSVSEDGASIYSASATAREEFPEYDVTVRGAVSIGRRLMDPLAELVKIDPKSLGIGQYQHDVDQTLLKEKLDDVVESCVNSVGVNLNTASKHLLSYVSGVGPAIAQNIVDYRNENGPFSSRRQLLKVKRLGAKVFEQAAGFLRIPGASNELDNTAVHPERYALVAQMAGDMNVPLQELISNPAKVNAIDINKYVSDAVGLPTLKDIIQELLKPGRDPRESAKEFEFSQEISTIEDVKEGMELPGIVTNITNFGAFVDIGIKQNGLIHISNMADHFIKSPTEVLKLHQNVKVRVIGVDLQRGRIQLKLLQ
- a CDS encoding YgiQ family radical SAM protein, coding for MDNNQQYIKRNHVSPFLPTTKDEMLKLGWQNVDIVLFSGDAYVDHPAFGAAVIARVLEHNGYRVAVVPQPNWRDDLRDFKKMGVPRLFFAITSGAMDSMVNHYTAAKRLRSNDAYTPNGAASFRPDYAVKTYSLILKKLYPDVPVVIGGIEASLRRLAHYDYWQDKLMPSILLDSKADFLIYGMGEKAIVEIADYLRNKNHKKKEDSLSGEKENFSDDRESLKQIAYFSKEAPKKSDDVVLLHSFDECVKSKRAFIENFNEIELQANIKNPRRIAEPCGGGYVYVNVPFDMPAEEELDSYHDLPYTRLPHPRYKGKMIPAYEMIKFSINIHRGCFGGCSFCTIAAHQGKFIQSRSCDSILREIEKVKALPGFAGNISDVGGPTANMYRMGGKDKTLCEKCRRKSCLFPVICSNLNNSHKSLLELYHKIDALPGIKHSYIGSGIRYDLFLSEKGFYDNTCRDYFYELMEKHTSGRLKVAPEHTEDEVLKQMGKPSFKLFERLREEFDLHNRKRDMHLQLVPYFISSHPGCTMADMQALAHNKCLRGVYMDQVQDFTPTPMTRSSVSYYTGLDTRTFRPIPVEKNPQRKKEQKSYFFKK
- a CDS encoding HAMP domain-containing histidine kinase → MKGYFKITFILAALLIIFLQVILLLNICRSIESQLYTSVDESFSAAVKDELVHRVETIHIPSGTILAVSPENTMMQDEVYLGYNDFADKNNSQINLDSLKYFFSTQLKNREIRNLSFKIIAVNTDTIYYKSVLAFKEDESFQKISYRELKTHIIPTKSNFTQGIQAIISNPYKAVLEKMWMLLIASFVIIVFVIYCLARLSYLLNRMKAISDMRQDYTHGMIHDMRNPLSSIGFAGEDLNNIQEIKNNPDAQDDVRIINKESSILSEMCKKILVISKLERRKLQFKMANIDLEKLFGAITDKYMAMSLKKVDFEIDAQCKSLLADESFVNEMLCNLVDNSIKYSGNTVNIKLSSVLKGDITEITVLDNGNGIDEKNKKGLFDKFERGKNASSADGYGIGLNYVYQLMKAMNGYTEIKSKPGDWTEVTLGFPNNR
- a CDS encoding response regulator transcription factor, with protein sequence MIKLLFIDDDKDLCALIKRVMGKSGEYEIECAFNGAEGINALRNYRPDIVVTDVEMEKMDGISMVRKIRENGSTIPIIVLTGRMDETELCGADVYLEKPFTREKLDINIKNLLQSKGFGVAEHIYKLGKYTFNSGKYLISSTDGDIDLQQMESRLLEMLCKEAGNYVLKNEILGTLWPCCEKENAAHNLDVQMGKIKELFSKEDRIQFITKKGVGIMLKIK
- a CDS encoding chloride channel protein, with the translated sequence MPEQREILLLAFVVGLGSGLAAVILKELIKLVQHLLVGWFKNPSSGILFFLYPGIGMLLAYLIVHYVIKDNISHGVTKVLLAISRNESKIKPHNTWSSIVTSALTIGFGGSVGAEAPIVYTGAAIGSNVGRKIGLSYKNITLLLGCGAAGAIAGIFKAPMAGVLFTLEILLFNMSMTSILPLVMSSITATTVAYVLNGSDVTFATTLSAFRMANIPFYVLFGILCGFASLYFTRITLFMEDKIHKIVHPFGRWFVCSLGLGVLIFFLPPLYGEGYGCLSALLNDKDLAAIGTTYFSGFFVKPWIVPAFFMAVFFLKVFSMTFTNAGGGVGGTFGPTLFMGGILGFAVARFCNLSGLSIPETNFVLVGMAGLMAGVMQAPMTAIVLIAEITGGYTLLMPLIITAAMSYATIRLFEPYSIYTKRIAKQGYLLTHDSDQAVLTLLKTSELIEKDFSVVNMNESLGEFVEVIADSKRNLFPVVDRLGVLQGIVSLDDVKADMFDKNKYPTEHVYTYMKPAQDYVYEDDRMDSVMKKFEITGAWNLPVLDKEDRYLGFVSKSNIFSAYRNQLQQVSHD